The proteins below are encoded in one region of Helianthus annuus cultivar XRQ/B chromosome 2, HanXRQr2.0-SUNRISE, whole genome shotgun sequence:
- the LOC110907872 gene encoding polygalacturonase: MVIKHIMVLLFLVFRLSSATVTYNVQSFGAKPDGRSDSKNAFFKAWTLSCNSTSPASIYVPAGRYLIASALTFSGQGCKSRAITFNIAGTLVAPSSYNAIGNAQVWIKFYVVKNVTINGGTLDAQGSSLWACKTSGKTCPKGSTTLGFYHSQNIVISKLRSLNSQMFHMLLYSCKNAKIQGVSIVAPGLSPNTDGIHLTYSTGITILSSKISTGDDCVSIGPGNSNIWIEKVVCGPGHGISIGSLGWEREEPGVQNVTVKTTTFVGTTNGLRIKAWARSSNGFVNGVYFKGATMMNVKFPIIIDGNYCPNNNNCPNEASGVKISNVVYENVHGTSATRVAVKFDCSKGNPCRGIVLKDVDLKFGGQPANSSCSYAAGTASGLLQPTSCL, translated from the exons ATGGTGATCAAACATATCATGGTCTTGCTTTTTCTAGTTTTTCGGTTATCATCCGCAACGGTTACATACAATGTCCAAAGTTTTGGAGCCAAGCCAGACGGCCGCTCAGACTCAAAGAACGCGTTCTTCAAAGCATGGACTTTGTCATGTAACTCTACCAGTCCCGCTAGCATTTATGTGCCAGCTGGCAGGTACTTGATTGCCTCGGCGCTTACATTCTCTGGTCAAGGATGTAAAAGCCGAGCCATCACATTCAACATAGCTGGTACCTTGGTGGCACCATCTAGTTATAATGCTATTGGCAACGCGCAAGTCTGGATCAAGTTCTACGTAGTTAAGAATGTTACCATAAACGGTGGGACCCTTGATGCCCAAGGATCTTCTCTATGGGCCTGCAAAACATCTGGAAAAACATGTCCTAAAGGATCTACG ACACTTGGCTTCTACCATTCCCAAAACATAGTGATCAGtaaattaaggtcattaaacagCCAAATGTTTCACATGTTGCTCTATAGTTGCAAGAACGCGAAAATACAAGGAGTTAGCATCGTAGCACCTGGGCTCAGCCCGAACACAGATGGCATCCATTTAACATATTCCACAGGGATCACCATTTTGAGCTCTAAAATCTCAACAGGCGACGACTGCGTCTCGATAGGCCCAGGAAACTCTAATATCTGGATAGAAAAGGTGGTTTGTGGACCCGGTCACGGCATAAG CATTGGGAGTCTAGGGTGGGAACGAGAAGAACCAGGTGTCCAGAATGTAACAGTAAAAACGACCACATTCGTAGGTACGACAAACGGTCTGAGGATAAAAGCATGGGCGAGGAGTAGCAATGGGTTCGTTAACGGTGTTTATTTCAAGGGAGCAACGATGATGAACGTTAAGTTCCCGATCATAATAGACGGAAATTACTGTCCCAATAATAACAACTGTCCGAATGAAGCTTCAGGAGTAAAGATCAGCAACGTGGTGTACGAAAATGTGCATGGAACATCAGCAACACGCGTGGCAGTGAAGTTTGATTGCAGCAAGGGGAATCCGTGTCGCGGAATTGTGTTAAAGGATGTTGACCTTAAATTTGGAGGTCAACCAGCGAATTCCTCTTGCTCGTATGCTGCAGGCACTGCTTCTGGATTACTTCAACCTACAAGTTGCCTGTAA